In Nocardia sp. NBC_00403, one DNA window encodes the following:
- a CDS encoding ESX secretion-associated protein EspG, which yields MSWTLTPDQFALAWARTDGDRIPYPLAVRLSARDTTERASQLPALNRWCDRTLDADLEAALRLLARPTVRVEVFGQRDDTNSEAATIRPVRVLGVSTGEIAVVAAQRAAATPDRGGDIRLFVGAAKNLSARVVSMLPENTPGAISRMTAPQTRVKEDSRDLVTVPVAGPSTPSRMRRLLNRPRDGIGQIVVSLRRADDELRPFGVLCWIDVVGDGRYAVRTGADVDIVPVTAEVFTAQLSPMVTAAERRITYAERW from the coding sequence GTGAGCTGGACGCTCACGCCCGACCAGTTCGCGCTGGCCTGGGCGCGCACCGACGGCGATCGGATTCCCTATCCTCTCGCTGTCCGACTCTCGGCCCGCGACACCACCGAGCGGGCGTCGCAACTGCCCGCACTGAACCGGTGGTGTGACCGCACACTCGACGCCGACCTGGAGGCGGCGTTGCGGCTGCTGGCCCGACCCACGGTGCGCGTCGAAGTATTCGGGCAGCGCGACGATACGAATTCCGAAGCCGCCACGATCCGGCCCGTCCGGGTGCTCGGCGTGTCCACCGGTGAGATCGCGGTCGTCGCCGCGCAGCGCGCCGCCGCGACACCGGACCGCGGTGGTGACATCCGGCTGTTCGTCGGCGCTGCGAAAAACCTGTCCGCCAGGGTGGTTTCGATGCTGCCGGAGAACACCCCCGGCGCGATTTCGCGGATGACCGCGCCACAGACGCGGGTCAAAGAGGACAGCCGCGACCTGGTGACCGTGCCGGTCGCCGGTCCATCGACGCCATCGCGCATGCGACGGCTGCTCAACCGGCCTCGCGACGGCATCGGCCAGATCGTGGTCTCGCTGCGCCGAGCCGACGACGAACTGCGTCCGTTCGGCGTGCTGTGCTGGATCGATGTGGTCGGCGACGGCCGATACGCCGTGCGCACGGGCGCGGATGTCGACATCGTGCCGGTGACCGCGGAAGTGTTCACCGCACAATTGAGCCCGATGGTCACCGCGGCCGAACGCCGGATCACCTACGCCGAACGCTGGTGA
- a CDS encoding gamma carbonic anhydrase family protein, translated as MPLYEFEGKRPQVDPTAFIAPNATLIGDVRVEAGASIWYGAVLRADLAPIIIRERANVQDNAVLHVPPDVPMEIGPGATIAHSVVFHGASVGAEAIVGNSSTVLDMAEIGAGTMIAAHSLVPAHAKIPEGVLAAGAPAQVKKPIAGTPAEGWVKLNPGFYADLAQRHRKGITEV; from the coding sequence GTGCCACTCTACGAATTCGAAGGCAAACGCCCCCAAGTCGATCCGACCGCGTTCATCGCGCCCAATGCGACGCTGATCGGTGACGTTCGGGTCGAGGCAGGCGCCTCCATCTGGTACGGCGCGGTACTGCGCGCGGATTTGGCCCCGATCATCATCCGGGAACGCGCCAACGTCCAGGACAACGCCGTGCTGCACGTACCGCCGGACGTACCGATGGAGATCGGCCCCGGCGCGACGATCGCACACAGCGTGGTGTTCCACGGCGCGTCGGTCGGTGCGGAAGCCATTGTCGGCAACAGCAGCACTGTCCTCGACATGGCCGAGATCGGTGCGGGAACGATGATCGCCGCACACTCCTTGGTGCCCGCGCACGCGAAGATTCCGGAGGGCGTCCTTGCCGCAGGCGCACCCGCCCAGGTCAAGAAGCCGATCGCGGGCACCCCGGCCGAGGGTTGGGTCAAGCTCAACCCTGGCTTCTACGCGGACCTGGCCCAGCGTCACCGCAAGGGCATCACCGAGGTCTGA
- a CDS encoding phosphoribosyltransferase has protein sequence MIYTDRASAGRALGAELAHLRASDPLVLGLPRGGVPVAAAVRDVIGGDLDILLVRKLGVPWQPELAMGAIGAGGVRVLNQDVLDHTGITPRQLAEIEDFERVELERRRMVLRGDAEPIAMGGRTVVIVDDGMATGATVVVACRIVRQEQPERIVVAVPVSSAEALHRVDAEADEVICPLVPRALGGVGTAYRDFHQLEDEEVTALLS, from the coding sequence ATGATCTACACCGATCGGGCGTCGGCCGGTCGTGCGCTGGGTGCTGAGTTGGCGCACCTGCGTGCGTCGGACCCGCTGGTGCTCGGGCTGCCCCGTGGCGGTGTTCCGGTGGCCGCCGCGGTGCGGGATGTGATCGGCGGCGATCTCGATATTCTGTTGGTTCGCAAGCTCGGTGTGCCGTGGCAGCCGGAGCTGGCGATGGGCGCCATCGGTGCGGGCGGCGTTCGGGTGCTCAACCAGGATGTCTTGGACCACACGGGGATCACGCCGCGGCAGCTCGCCGAGATCGAGGACTTCGAGCGCGTCGAACTCGAACGCCGCCGCATGGTGCTGCGCGGTGACGCCGAGCCGATCGCGATGGGCGGGCGCACGGTCGTGATCGTGGACGACGGCATGGCGACCGGAGCCACCGTCGTGGTCGCCTGCCGCATCGTGCGGCAAGAACAGCCCGAGCGGATCGTGGTTGCCGTGCCGGTGTCCTCGGCGGAGGCGCTGCATCGCGTCGATGCGGAGGCCGACGAGGTGATCTGTCCGCTGGTGCCGCGCGCACTCGGCGGGGTCGGCACCGCCTACCGTGACTTCCACCAGCTCGAAGACGAGGAAGTCACGGCACTGCTGTCCTGA
- a CDS encoding carbon-nitrogen hydrolase family protein: protein MQPDSASVHQSPATSALDVAVVQFAPGTDPAANLTALREHVRVARERGAKVVIAPEYSMFAVSRLDARVVAVAEPLTGPFVTGLGSIAREFGVHLVAGTVEQVAAGADRIRNTLVALAPDASLVARYRKVHLYDAFGHLESDIVEPGEIETPATFVVDDVMFGMQTCFDLRFPEGSRRVAAAGAQVLVLPAQWIPGPSKVDQWTTLLRARAIENTVYVAAADQSAPRGAGASMIIDPTGSVLAELGDDPGVLSAGIDLDYLATVRTTNPSLALRRFTIAERVPE, encoded by the coding sequence ATGCAACCCGATAGTGCGTCCGTGCATCAGAGCCCGGCGACGTCTGCGCTGGATGTTGCGGTCGTTCAGTTTGCGCCGGGAACCGATCCCGCGGCGAACCTCACCGCGCTGCGCGAGCACGTCCGCGTGGCTCGGGAACGCGGCGCAAAAGTGGTGATCGCGCCCGAATACTCGATGTTTGCCGTGTCTCGCCTCGACGCGCGCGTTGTCGCCGTCGCCGAACCGTTGACCGGGCCGTTCGTCACCGGCCTCGGCTCGATCGCGCGCGAATTCGGTGTGCATCTGGTGGCCGGAACGGTGGAGCAAGTGGCGGCAGGCGCGGACCGGATCCGCAATACCCTCGTCGCCCTGGCACCCGATGCGAGCCTCGTCGCGAGGTATCGGAAGGTGCACCTCTACGACGCGTTCGGACACCTCGAATCCGACATCGTCGAACCGGGGGAGATCGAGACGCCCGCCACATTCGTGGTCGACGATGTGATGTTCGGCATGCAGACCTGTTTCGATCTACGGTTCCCCGAGGGCAGTCGTCGCGTCGCGGCGGCGGGCGCACAGGTGCTGGTGCTACCCGCACAGTGGATTCCCGGCCCGTCGAAGGTGGACCAGTGGACAACGCTGCTGCGCGCCCGCGCGATCGAGAACACCGTGTACGTCGCAGCTGCCGATCAGTCCGCGCCGCGCGGCGCAGGCGCGTCGATGATCATCGATCCGACCGGCAGCGTGCTCGCCGAACTCGGCGATGATCCGGGTGTGCTGAGCGCCGGCATCGACCTCGACTACCTGGCGACCGTGCGCACCACGAACCCGAGCCTGGCATTGCGTCGATTCACCATCGCCGAGCGGGTACCGGAGTAG
- a CDS encoding DEAD/DEAH box helicase: MSTNQVDSVPGDNDRDNDGPTFADLGIDDRVLAAIADVGYESPSPIQAATIPPLLSGADVVGLAQTGTGKTAAFAIPILMGLDTSGKLPQALVLAPTRELAIQVAEAFGRYATHIPGLHVLPIYGGQAYGVQLSGLRRGAHVVVGTPGRVIDHLEKGTLDLSQLKYLVLDEADEMLKMGFQEDVERILKDTPSTKQVALFSATMPAAIRKISKQYLNDPVEITVKSKTSTATNITQRWVQVSHQRKLDALTRVLEVESFEAMIIFVRTKQATEELAEKLRARGFSAAAINGDIAQNQRERTIGQLKSGALDILVATDVAARGLDVDRISHVVNYDIPHDTESYVHRIGRTGRAGRSGEALLFVAPRERHLLKSIERATRHPLTEMQLPSVDDVNAQRVAKFGDDITESLTSSNLQLFRRLIEDYEREHDIPLVDIAAALATLSRDGDNFLMQPEPPEPERARREPRERAPRRFEDEGPRGSGPSHQRATGTELVTYRISVGKRHRVVPGAIVGAIANEGGLRRSDFGHISIRPDHSLVELPANLPAETLEALRRTRISGQLIQLTPDYGPPGQRPFNRAPRREGASGKRPERRQPRS, encoded by the coding sequence ATGAGTACCAATCAGGTCGACAGCGTTCCTGGCGACAACGACAGGGACAACGACGGCCCGACTTTCGCCGATCTCGGAATCGATGACCGCGTCCTCGCGGCCATCGCCGATGTCGGTTACGAGTCGCCGTCGCCGATTCAGGCTGCGACGATTCCGCCACTGCTGTCCGGCGCCGATGTGGTCGGCCTCGCCCAGACCGGCACCGGTAAGACCGCGGCGTTCGCGATCCCGATCTTGATGGGTCTCGACACCTCCGGCAAACTTCCGCAGGCCCTGGTGCTCGCCCCGACCCGCGAGCTCGCGATCCAGGTGGCCGAGGCCTTCGGCCGCTATGCCACCCACATTCCCGGGCTGCACGTACTGCCGATCTACGGCGGCCAGGCCTACGGCGTCCAGCTCTCGGGCCTGCGCCGCGGCGCACACGTGGTCGTCGGCACGCCGGGCCGGGTGATCGACCACCTGGAGAAGGGCACGCTCGACCTGTCGCAGCTGAAGTACCTGGTGCTCGACGAGGCCGACGAGATGCTGAAGATGGGCTTCCAGGAGGACGTCGAGCGCATCCTCAAGGACACTCCGTCGACCAAGCAGGTCGCGTTGTTCTCCGCGACCATGCCCGCGGCGATCCGCAAGATCTCCAAGCAGTACCTGAACGATCCGGTCGAGATCACGGTGAAGTCGAAGACTTCGACCGCGACCAACATCACCCAGCGCTGGGTGCAGGTGTCCCACCAGCGCAAGCTGGACGCGCTGACCAGGGTCCTCGAGGTCGAGTCGTTCGAGGCGATGATCATCTTCGTGCGCACCAAGCAGGCCACCGAGGAGCTCGCCGAAAAGCTGCGCGCCCGTGGCTTCTCCGCGGCCGCCATCAACGGTGACATCGCGCAGAACCAGCGTGAGCGCACCATCGGACAGCTGAAGTCCGGTGCGCTGGACATCCTGGTCGCCACCGACGTCGCCGCGCGCGGTCTGGATGTGGACCGCATCTCGCATGTCGTCAACTACGACATTCCGCACGACACCGAGTCCTACGTGCACCGCATCGGCCGCACCGGGCGCGCCGGGCGCAGCGGTGAGGCACTGCTTTTCGTCGCGCCACGGGAACGGCACCTGCTCAAGTCGATCGAGCGCGCCACCCGGCATCCGCTGACCGAGATGCAGCTGCCGAGTGTGGACGACGTGAATGCCCAGCGCGTCGCCAAGTTCGGTGACGACATCACCGAGAGCCTGACCTCGTCGAACCTGCAGCTGTTCCGCAGGCTGATCGAGGATTACGAACGCGAGCACGACATTCCGCTCGTCGACATCGCGGCGGCGCTTGCCACACTGTCCCGCGACGGCGACAACTTCCTGATGCAGCCGGAACCGCCGGAGCCCGAACGCGCGCGCCGCGAACCGCGCGAGCGCGCACCGCGTCGCTTCGAGGACGAAGGGCCGCGCGGTAGCGGGCCGTCGCATCAGCGGGCGACCGGCACCGAATTGGTGACCTACCGGATCAGTGTCGGCAAGCGGCATCGCGTCGTGCCCGGTGCGATCGTCGGTGCGATCGCCAACGAGGGCGGACTGCGGCGCAGCGACTTCGGGCACATCAGCATCCGGCCCGACCACAGCCTGGTCGAATTGCCTGCGAACCTACCTGCGGAAACGCTGGAAGCCTTGCGCCGCACCAGGATCAGCGGTCAGCTCATCCAGCTGACGCCGGACTACGGCCCGCCCGGACAGCGGCCGTTCAACCGCGCACCGCGCCGCGAAGGCGCGAGCGGCAAGCGCCCGGAGCGGCGTCAGCCACGCTCCTGA
- a CDS encoding AAA domain-containing protein, whose translation MFGDRVVCTAVDLVRAAQCEFALLRALDAELGNLVPVADTAPEPVAQPRGGFDDSKARRLADFRDRFGSSMVEVECRARGPEGEGRELNGSSARIDALREAHAGTVAALRAGVHVIHGATFFDGRFACSCDFLVRAGHRVRYTVHGTAAGPPDHVGAALELAACAEALDGSGALTAPLVRLYVGEHSTTHTLSDLVPVYLARRRRVERILDDKLSELLPVQWGDPRYLACGHCPTCTTALAAARDLLLVAGMPRTARARLREAGVSTIDRLAVTETTVPGVPPRTFGGLRKQAEIQLRREDSGKPTHHLVDVIALGALPPPSPGDLSLTIDEGPGGQPIGVEVGGPGTVHLAFRMAAADDVIEQRRALGEVLGYLAQRRRMYPDMHVYHYSSGVRSALLRWTGAHGNGEEVVDDLLRAGVLVDLYPIVRNALLIGERSYRLSRLRRLLPGEAHSSITERDCLTVLRLRDWLVDRAAEQRIDPQAVTLERASSWCLVTEPDEADLAPPSRPSSIEAALAEFAAPHQEPHHPAALLAAALGYHRRERQPLWWAHADRLSHPVDEWADAPGVLVADWGTVDTKWHRSPHRATMRRYLTLTGRIGIGWGAASGSSAAGSGAAGTSGPGPHTAGAVAAHTVLAPGTMVYTFYDRPVAAGMVTAVGRRATAVATVLGCSVDADFDDTVRLEELLSEGCEPYDELPTAIAPGLPVWDETTETAVEFVAQELLMALPEVPSGAIFDILARRPPRLHRAGGLPDVHGDHAAAITTAVRDLDNSYLAVQGPSGTGKISTVARAIERLVTRHRWRIGIVAPAHSTVENMLDLIVEIGVLPELVAKKDVQSVAPEWAVIDGARYPRFLDNAVNGCVLGGSPADFADDELVSHERLDLLVIADAGSFPLADTVAVAVSARNLLLLGDPAPPTTRSAHPEPVGESVLGWLTEGRNTLPAERGYFLDRTWRMHPRVCEPISRLYYDSRLRSNETVTLARQLDGVPPGVDTVLVEHTGNSIESVAEAREVVRRVRALLGLPWTTGAMTRRLHPHDIFVVAPYSAQVGLIRTLLARAKIEDVLVGTADRFRGREAAVVLLSMTTSSPADAPYGMGFLLSRSLIQAALCRAMWKATIIRSPLLTEYLPAAADDLSDLASFLHLS comes from the coding sequence GTGTTCGGTGATCGTGTCGTTTGCACCGCCGTCGATCTCGTGCGCGCGGCGCAATGTGAGTTTGCGCTGTTGCGCGCCCTCGATGCCGAACTGGGCAATCTGGTGCCCGTCGCGGATACCGCACCGGAACCGGTTGCGCAGCCGCGCGGCGGGTTCGACGATTCCAAGGCACGCAGGCTCGCGGACTTCCGAGACCGGTTCGGTAGCTCGATGGTCGAAGTCGAATGTCGTGCGCGCGGGCCCGAAGGTGAGGGACGCGAACTCAACGGATCGTCGGCTCGCATCGACGCATTGCGGGAAGCGCACGCCGGGACAGTCGCCGCGCTGCGGGCCGGTGTGCACGTGATCCACGGTGCGACCTTTTTCGACGGTCGGTTCGCCTGCTCCTGCGATTTTCTGGTGCGGGCGGGTCACCGGGTCCGCTACACCGTGCACGGCACCGCCGCGGGCCCGCCGGATCATGTGGGTGCCGCGCTCGAACTAGCCGCGTGCGCCGAAGCTTTGGACGGCTCCGGCGCACTGACGGCACCGCTGGTCCGGCTGTACGTCGGCGAACACAGCACAACCCACACACTCTCCGATCTGGTGCCGGTGTACCTCGCGCGGCGCCGCCGAGTCGAACGCATCCTGGACGACAAGCTCAGCGAGCTGCTGCCGGTGCAGTGGGGCGATCCCCGTTACCTGGCCTGTGGGCATTGCCCGACCTGCACCACAGCGCTCGCGGCTGCGCGCGACCTGCTCCTGGTCGCCGGGATGCCGCGCACCGCGCGTGCGCGATTGCGGGAGGCGGGCGTGAGCACCATCGATAGGCTTGCCGTCACCGAGACCACCGTGCCGGGCGTGCCACCACGGACCTTCGGCGGGCTGCGCAAACAAGCCGAAATCCAGCTGCGCCGCGAGGATTCCGGGAAACCGACGCATCACCTCGTCGACGTGATCGCGCTCGGCGCGCTGCCGCCGCCCTCGCCGGGGGACCTGTCGCTGACCATCGACGAAGGTCCTGGCGGGCAGCCGATCGGCGTCGAGGTGGGCGGACCCGGCACCGTCCATCTGGCCTTCCGGATGGCAGCCGCCGACGATGTCATCGAACAGCGTCGTGCGCTGGGCGAGGTGCTCGGCTATCTGGCGCAGCGCAGGCGAATGTACCCGGACATGCACGTCTACCACTACTCGTCCGGGGTCAGGTCCGCGCTGCTGCGCTGGACCGGCGCGCACGGTAACGGCGAGGAGGTCGTCGACGACCTGCTGCGCGCGGGCGTGCTGGTGGATCTGTATCCGATTGTGCGCAACGCGTTGCTCATCGGCGAACGGTCCTACCGGTTGAGCAGGCTCCGGCGGCTGCTACCCGGCGAGGCGCATTCCTCGATCACCGAACGTGATTGTCTGACCGTACTGCGACTGCGGGACTGGCTGGTGGACCGGGCTGCCGAACAGCGGATCGACCCGCAGGCGGTGACACTCGAGCGCGCGAGTTCGTGGTGCCTGGTGACCGAACCCGACGAGGCGGATCTCGCGCCGCCCTCGCGCCCCTCCTCGATCGAGGCGGCGCTCGCGGAATTCGCTGCGCCACACCAGGAGCCGCACCATCCGGCCGCGTTGCTGGCCGCGGCGCTCGGCTATCACCGGCGCGAACGCCAACCGTTGTGGTGGGCGCATGCCGATCGGCTCAGCCACCCGGTCGACGAATGGGCCGATGCCCCAGGCGTTCTCGTCGCCGACTGGGGCACGGTGGACACCAAATGGCATCGCAGCCCGCACCGGGCAACCATGCGCCGCTACCTCACGCTGACCGGGCGCATCGGCATCGGCTGGGGCGCGGCGTCGGGTTCGAGCGCGGCAGGCAGCGGTGCGGCGGGCACTTCCGGGCCGGGACCGCATACGGCGGGCGCCGTGGCGGCACACACCGTGCTGGCACCGGGAACCATGGTGTACACCTTCTACGATCGGCCCGTCGCCGCCGGCATGGTCACCGCCGTCGGGCGGCGGGCGACCGCCGTCGCCACGGTTCTCGGCTGTTCGGTGGACGCGGACTTCGACGACACTGTGCGGCTGGAGGAGTTGCTGTCGGAGGGGTGCGAGCCCTACGACGAGCTACCGACAGCCATCGCGCCCGGACTACCCGTTTGGGACGAAACCACCGAGACCGCCGTCGAATTCGTCGCCCAAGAGCTGCTGATGGCGCTGCCCGAGGTCCCGTCCGGCGCGATATTCGACATCCTGGCCCGCCGCCCGCCCCGTTTGCATCGCGCCGGCGGCCTGCCCGATGTGCACGGCGACCATGCCGCGGCGATCACCACCGCCGTGCGCGACCTCGACAACTCCTATCTCGCCGTGCAGGGCCCGTCGGGCACCGGCAAGATCTCCACCGTCGCCCGCGCGATCGAACGCCTCGTCACCCGGCACAGGTGGCGGATCGGCATTGTCGCGCCCGCACATTCGACCGTCGAGAACATGCTCGACCTGATCGTCGAGATCGGGGTGCTGCCCGAACTTGTCGCGAAGAAGGACGTGCAGTCGGTGGCGCCGGAGTGGGCCGTGATCGACGGCGCCCGGTACCCGCGATTCCTGGACAACGCCGTCAACGGGTGCGTACTCGGCGGTAGCCCGGCGGATTTCGCCGACGACGAACTGGTGTCCCACGAGCGTCTCGATCTGCTCGTGATCGCCGACGCGGGCAGCTTTCCGCTGGCCGACACCGTCGCGGTCGCGGTCAGCGCGCGCAACCTGTTGCTGCTCGGCGACCCGGCGCCGCCGACAACGCGTAGCGCCCACCCGGAGCCGGTCGGCGAATCGGTTCTCGGCTGGCTCACCGAGGGACGCAACACCCTGCCCGCCGAACGCGGCTACTTCCTGGACCGGACCTGGCGGATGCACCCGCGGGTCTGCGAACCGATTTCCCGGCTGTACTACGACAGCAGGCTGCGCTCCAACGAAACGGTCACGCTTGCACGACAGCTCGACGGCGTGCCACCGGGGGTCGACACCGTGCTCGTCGAACACACCGGCAACTCCATCGAGTCGGTGGCCGAGGCGCGCGAGGTGGTCCGCCGGGTGCGCGCCCTACTCGGGCTGCCGTGGACGACCGGCGCGATGACCCGGCGGCTGCATCCGCACGACATCTTCGTCGTCGCGCCATACAGCGCCCAGGTGGGTCTGATCCGGACGCTGCTCGCGCGGGCCAAGATCGAGGACGTGCTGGTCGGCACGGCCGACCGCTTCCGTGGCAGGGAGGCCGCCGTCGTCCTGCTCTCGATGACCACATCGAGCCCGGCGGACGCACCCTACGGCATGGGGTTTCTGTTGTCACGCAGCCTGATCCAGGCCGCACTCTGCCGTGCCATGTGGAAGGCGACCATCATCCGCTCGCCACTGCTCACCGAGTATCTGCCCGCCGCCGCGGACGATCTGTCGGACTTGGCGAGCTTCCTGCATCTGAGCTGA
- a CDS encoding alanine racemase gives MTPTSPIVALDTATAELDPPLAALDLAALRANAADLVRRAHGVPVRVASKSVRCRAVLEQVLGQGLTADGGFAGIMSYSLAEAIWLVRRGARDVLLGYPAVDRAALAELATDDTLRQSITLMIDDLAQLELIRAVVGSERVRPRICLDVDASLRIGPLHLGVRRSPIRTPDQAAELARVAMGRGFEVVGVMTYEAQIAGLPDSNIAVRLVKQASAAEITKRRKQVLDAVRSVVGKLEIVNSGGSGSIEVSIVDPDVTEVTAGSGLYVPTLFDHYRSFTPRPALYFATSVLRKPTPSIATVFAGGYIASGPTGPSRVPKPVWPSGLRLIGTEGAGEVQTPLSGAAELQIGDRVWFRHAKAGELCERIDHIHLVDSDGTRTTVPTYRGEGNCFG, from the coding sequence GTGACCCCGACGTCGCCGATTGTCGCGCTGGATACCGCCACGGCCGAGCTCGACCCGCCGCTGGCCGCCCTCGACCTGGCCGCGCTGCGGGCCAATGCCGCCGACCTGGTGCGCCGCGCGCACGGTGTGCCGGTGCGCGTGGCCAGCAAGTCGGTGCGGTGCCGGGCCGTGCTGGAGCAGGTGCTCGGGCAAGGGCTGACCGCCGACGGCGGGTTTGCGGGCATCATGTCGTACTCGCTGGCCGAAGCCATCTGGCTGGTTCGCCGCGGGGCCCGGGACGTGCTGCTCGGCTATCCGGCCGTCGACCGCGCCGCGCTTGCCGAACTCGCCACCGACGACACCCTCCGGCAATCCATCACCCTGATGATCGATGACCTCGCGCAGCTGGAGTTGATCCGTGCGGTGGTCGGCAGCGAGCGTGTTCGCCCACGGATCTGTCTCGACGTGGACGCCTCGTTGCGGATCGGACCGCTGCACCTCGGCGTGCGCCGCTCGCCCATTCGCACTCCCGACCAGGCAGCGGAGCTCGCCCGGGTGGCGATGGGGCGCGGGTTCGAGGTGGTCGGCGTGATGACCTACGAAGCGCAGATCGCCGGGCTGCCCGACTCAAATATCGCTGTACGGCTGGTGAAGCAGGCCTCCGCGGCCGAAATAACCAAGCGCCGCAAGCAGGTTCTCGACGCGGTCCGTTCGGTGGTCGGCAAGCTGGAGATCGTCAACAGTGGCGGTTCGGGATCGATCGAGGTCAGTATTGTCGACCCCGATGTCACCGAGGTGACGGCGGGCTCCGGCCTGTACGTGCCGACGTTGTTCGACCACTACCGCTCGTTCACCCCCCGCCCCGCGCTGTACTTCGCCACCTCGGTGCTGCGCAAGCCGACCCCGTCCATCGCCACCGTCTTCGCGGGCGGCTACATCGCCTCTGGTCCGACGGGTCCGTCGCGGGTGCCGAAGCCGGTGTGGCCCAGTGGGTTGCGGCTGATCGGCACCGAGGGTGCGGGCGAGGTGCAGACGCCGCTGTCCGGGGCTGCTGAACTGCAGATCGGTGACCGGGTCTGGTTCCGCCACGCCAAGGCGGGCGAGCTGTGCGAGCGCATCGATCACATCCATCTGGTCGACAGCGACGGCACCAGGACGACGGTGCCGACTTACCGCGGTGAGGGCAACTGCTTCGGCTGA
- a CDS encoding TetR family transcriptional regulator has product MSVRGEIAEGRLRPTICEAVEKAAASLDITGVRALRVLLHAGVSAYWPVVKATPTRQIRAYEITVQTLRQRWEVQTECIPDPTASAVYREMDAEVAVFLGLCAEKSGAQWLEPVEAIAAYAVSVLQGTVLRWLADCNDETTLVVLDDLVSSLATRAAEL; this is encoded by the coding sequence TTGAGCGTTCGTGGAGAAATAGCGGAGGGCCGGTTGCGACCGACCATCTGCGAGGCGGTCGAGAAAGCGGCCGCCTCGCTCGATATCACCGGAGTGCGGGCGTTGCGGGTGCTGCTGCATGCCGGCGTGAGCGCGTACTGGCCGGTAGTCAAGGCCACCCCGACCAGGCAGATCCGTGCCTATGAAATAACCGTGCAGACGCTGCGGCAGCGCTGGGAAGTACAGACCGAATGCATTCCGGATCCGACCGCGTCTGCGGTGTATCGCGAGATGGACGCCGAGGTCGCTGTCTTCCTCGGCCTGTGTGCGGAGAAGTCCGGCGCGCAGTGGCTGGAGCCGGTGGAGGCCATCGCTGCCTATGCGGTGTCGGTGCTGCAGGGAACCGTGTTGCGCTGGCTCGCCGATTGCAATGACGAGACCACGCTGGTGGTGCTCGACGACCTGGTCAGCAGCTTGGCCACCCGGGCGGCCGAATTGTGA
- a CDS encoding tyrosine-protein phosphatase, giving the protein MTLSPPADQFFLAGTFNFRDVGGLRTLDGAKVRPGVLLRSAQLSGLDAPGHAILRELGVTEVHDLRGRREIDHIGHDNLPEDVRLNITPFDSRMGEAPPHDAQTHSAFAHMLEVYRLFPALPEAHVAIVAIAESIVRGDGAVLVHCAAGKDRTGWAIATLLRAVEVTEEDVLTDFLLSNAAVPSLRAMMATKLAAGEELSDDLLGVRAEYLTVALESVRERHGEFEVYLGAIGFTHELRTKLRERLLE; this is encoded by the coding sequence GTGACTCTCTCGCCCCCCGCCGACCAGTTCTTCCTCGCCGGCACCTTCAACTTCCGCGATGTCGGCGGCCTGCGGACCCTCGACGGCGCGAAGGTTCGCCCCGGCGTGCTGCTGCGCTCGGCCCAACTCAGCGGCCTGGACGCACCCGGCCACGCCATCCTGCGCGAACTCGGCGTCACCGAGGTGCACGACCTGCGCGGCCGCCGCGAGATCGACCATATCGGGCACGACAACCTGCCCGAAGACGTACGGCTGAACATCACGCCCTTCGATTCGCGGATGGGCGAGGCGCCACCACACGACGCGCAGACCCACTCCGCGTTCGCGCACATGCTCGAGGTGTATCGGCTGTTTCCCGCCCTGCCCGAGGCGCACGTCGCGATCGTCGCCATCGCGGAATCGATTGTGCGCGGCGACGGCGCGGTCCTGGTGCACTGCGCCGCGGGCAAGGACCGCACCGGCTGGGCGATCGCCACGCTGCTGCGTGCGGTCGAGGTCACCGAGGAAGACGTGCTCACCGACTTCCTGCTCAGCAATGCGGCGGTGCCGTCGCTGCGCGCCATGATGGCGACGAAACTGGCTGCGGGCGAAGAGCTTTCCGATGACCTGCTCGGCGTCCGCGCGGAGTACCTCACGGTCGCGCTGGAGTCGGTGCGCGAGCGGCACGGCGAGTTCGAGGTGTACCTCGGCGCCATCGGCTTCACCCACGAGCTGCGCACCAAGTTGCGCGAGCGACTGCTGGAATGA